GCCTAGACGGATTTGGACCCATGCCGCCCGGTTCATGTACCTGCCAGGAGTCGGGTGTGGCTGAAACCTTGACAACTGGCCTGAGCAGGCAGGAGATTGACGCGCGTAGAAACTCACGGGTAGCTCTGGGCGGATTCCAGGGCCGCCCACGGAGGCGACCGTCCGGGCCCACCGGACCCCGTCGGTGCCCGTCGGAGTTCTACGCGCGTCGCACCGCCCCACCGGTCGCAGGCCACCCCCCGTCCACTCTCGTCCCGGCGCTCACGTACGTCCCCGGAGGGATCCCCTTGCCGAGCAAGAGAACCGCGCGCATCGGCGCGCTGACCGTCGCCACCATCTGCTCCACGGTGTCCGCCGTGGTCCTGACCTCGCCCGCCGAGGCGGACTCCATACGCATCCACGACATCCAGGGCACGACCCGGACGTCCCCGCTCGCCGGTCAGCAGGTGACCGGGGTGGAGGGGATCGTCACGGGCGTCCGCACCTACGGTTCGCGCGGCTTCTGGATCCAGGACACCAAGGCGGACGCCGACCCGGCCACGAGCGAGGGCGTCTTCGTCTTCACCAGCTCCCGGCCGACCGTTTCCGTGGGCGACGCGGTGACGGTCGCGGGCACGGTCTCCGAGTTCGTGCCGGGCGGCACTTCGTCCGGAAACCAGTCCGTGACGCAGATCACCCGCCCGACGATCACCGTGGTCTCCACGGGCAACGCCGTCCCGGCCGCGACCGTCGTGAACGCCAGGACGGTGCCGAGCCGGTACGCCCCGACCGGCGACACCGCCGTCGGCGGCTCGGTCAACGGTCTGAAGCTCGCCCCGGCCACGTACGCCCTGGACTTCTACGAGTCCCTGGAGGGCATGAACGTCCAGGTCTCCGACGCCCGCGTGGTGGGCGCCACCGACCCGTTCACCGAGCTGTGGGTCACGGTGAAGCCCCGGGAGAACGCCAACCGCCGCGGCGGCACGGTGTACGGCTCCTACACCTCGCAGAACACCGGCCGTATCCAGATCCAGTCGCTCGGCGCGGTCGCCGACTTCCCGAAGGCGAACGTCGGCGACGCCCTGAAGGGCACGACGGCGGGCCCGCTGGACTACAACCAGTTCGGTGGCTACACGCTCGTCGCCAATCAGCTCGGCACCCTGGAACAGGGCGGTCTCGAGCGCGAGACGACCCGCAAGCAGGGACGCGGCGAGCTGGCGGTCGCCACGTACAACGTCGAGAACCTGGACCCCTCGGACGCCACCTTCGCGGACCACGCGGCGGCGATCGTGCACAACCTCCAGTCGCCCGACATCGTGACCCTGGAGGAGATCCAGGACAACAACGGCGCCACCAACGACGGTACGGTCGCCGCCGACCAGACGGTGAAGAAGCTGGTCGAGGCCATCGCGGCGGCCGGCGGGCCGACGTACGACTGGCGGTCCATCGACCCGGTGAACCTCGCGGACGGCGGCGAGCCGGGCGGCAACATCCGCCAGGTCTTCCTGTTCAACCCCGAGCGGGTCTCCTTCACCGACCGCGCGGGCGGCGACGCCACGACCGCCGTCGGGGTGACGAAGGCGTACGGCAAGGCGCGCCTGACGGTCTCCCCCGGCCGTATCGACCCGGCGAACGCCGCCTGGACGAACAGCCGCAAGCCGCTCGTCGGCGAGTTCTCCTTCCGCGGCAAGTCCGTCTTCGTGATCGCGAACCACTTCGCGTCCAAGGGTGGCGACCAGTCGCTGCACTCGGAGTTCCAGCCGCCGAAGCGGAGCTCGGAGACCCAGCGCCACCTCCAGGCGACCGCCGTGAACACCTTCGTCAAGGAGATCCTGGCGAAGGACAAGAACGCGGACGTCATCACCCTCGGCGACATCAACGACTTC
This genomic stretch from Streptomyces deccanensis harbors:
- a CDS encoding endonuclease/exonuclease/phosphatase family protein, which encodes MPSKRTARIGALTVATICSTVSAVVLTSPAEADSIRIHDIQGTTRTSPLAGQQVTGVEGIVTGVRTYGSRGFWIQDTKADADPATSEGVFVFTSSRPTVSVGDAVTVAGTVSEFVPGGTSSGNQSVTQITRPTITVVSTGNAVPAATVVNARTVPSRYAPTGDTAVGGSVNGLKLAPATYALDFYESLEGMNVQVSDARVVGATDPFTELWVTVKPRENANRRGGTVYGSYTSQNTGRIQIQSLGAVADFPKANVGDALKGTTAGPLDYNQFGGYTLVANQLGTLEQGGLERETTRKQGRGELAVATYNVENLDPSDATFADHAAAIVHNLQSPDIVTLEEIQDNNGATNDGTVAADQTVKKLVEAIAAAGGPTYDWRSIDPVNLADGGEPGGNIRQVFLFNPERVSFTDRAGGDATTAVGVTKAYGKARLTVSPGRIDPANAAWTNSRKPLVGEFSFRGKSVFVIANHFASKGGDQSLHSEFQPPKRSSETQRHLQATAVNTFVKEILAKDKNADVITLGDINDFEFSKTTELLEDDGALWSAVKSLPRSERYSYVFQGNTQVLDQILISPSIRRSCEFTYDSVHTNAEFNDQISDHDPQVLRFKP